A stretch of the Acidisarcina sp. genome encodes the following:
- a CDS encoding tetratricopeptide repeat protein, protein MQKLEAQIAQKGPSADLYSTLGVALYQNHQFDRSLDMFSAILKFRQPNADELRFIALDYVALKDLASAEKWLRASLQLQPTDWRTWRYLGGVQYSQDRAADAVAAFEACLKLAPHNALAEDGLARSLEGEGKFTDASRHYQRAIEFNLQEAKPSSLPSLHYGEFLFRQHDLSNALRQLQQSERLAPDDAETHEFLSRVYQQTGDKNQAFSEMRTASSLRPENPRLHFLLAQLYKEAGNRDKANEEINRYVSLSRQHKDDWDR, encoded by the coding sequence GTGCAGAAACTCGAAGCGCAAATCGCGCAGAAGGGACCCTCGGCCGATTTATATTCCACGCTTGGAGTTGCGCTCTACCAGAATCATCAGTTCGACCGCTCGCTCGATATGTTTTCGGCGATCCTAAAGTTTCGCCAGCCGAATGCCGACGAGCTTCGTTTTATCGCGTTGGACTATGTTGCATTGAAGGACCTGGCATCAGCCGAAAAATGGCTGCGTGCCTCGTTGCAACTTCAGCCCACGGATTGGCGGACCTGGCGATACCTGGGTGGTGTCCAATATAGCCAGGACCGGGCAGCGGACGCGGTGGCAGCCTTTGAAGCATGTCTGAAACTCGCTCCGCACAATGCCTTGGCGGAAGACGGTTTGGCCCGGTCGCTGGAGGGCGAGGGAAAGTTCACCGACGCTTCACGCCACTACCAGCGTGCGATCGAGTTCAACCTGCAGGAGGCCAAGCCTTCCTCTCTGCCTTCGCTGCATTATGGCGAATTTCTTTTTCGACAGCATGACCTCAGCAATGCTCTGAGACAGCTGCAGCAGTCAGAGCGGCTTGCACCCGATGATGCGGAGACTCACGAATTCCTGAGCCGGGTGTATCAGCAGACCGGCGATAAGAATCAGGCATTCTCAGAAATGCGCACGGCATCCTCGCTGCGACCGGAAAATCCACGCCTGCATTTTCTGCTGGCTCAACTCTACAAAGAAGCGGGGAACCGCGATAAAGCAAACGAGGAGATTAATCGATATGTATCACTTTCTCGCCAGCATAAAG
- a CDS encoding TonB-dependent receptor, whose translation MSVILLTRGALAQINLGGITGSVSDLTGAVVSGVSVTARNVATGVTFNGVSNDTGTYRISDLPIGVYSVRFSKSGFKTVEQTGVELRIGQVAELNETLGIGNASETVVVSDALPIMESERSVINFNVDADALVNLPLSVNGGRDITSFAYSLAPTTTGGNYAGHIAGSQDMTKNVIVDGTDASAGLEGFVQVVGMEAVKQFEVQTSGITAEAARTGGGDLIMELKSGTNTIHGSAYGFLANEALDANTWSNKYFLSKCAPGDATCAHKYKRPLDRFHDQGYSLGGPIWKNHTFIFGDWENYFQSQLVYQQNGTTVPTTAFLNGDFSALLSTPLSVINPCTGQPYVKGQIFDPYTARVINGTTCYSPFAGNVIPSANISQISAKVANIYKQYYQPTNSSLLNNYPAFSGIPSLTNQHLDLKFDHQITETERLTSSYNWWSLPRINGTNPWQTGSADGGPLGQGQKQRQVNRALRVQLTSTLSPSLLNFASVAYNENMAADQPDHSVDAASLGFSQTLGIKNMPVINFRDQSLGYGEPSIGSRFADGYVFSAMIFNDAVTWTHGLHTFKFGGDFIAKIVNSRTTGGQQTYNFSNQTMGPLDPKAQPFVGFAFANFLLGNVQSASNSAEFLLHGRRKLFSLYAQDDWRLRPNLTLNLGLRYEFNGRFHEKNGHWMNFDITAHNPNWGNIPGAYQFAESGSASFEKNQSYLQLGPHIGGVYQPYKKLVIRAAYGLFYVPLGINEFTGVPLSGSGGAVGYIATNNVLNPSQNAIAFNWDGGYPGQPVYKPRTSTLTDVSGGAVYVSPDQLKLGYTQNWNVGFQYAISNNAVFSVNYIENAGKRLHDPSLVGLDYPTLNTYLPLLQSGHVNDKVTDAASAAAAGVPYPYAGFSGYAYQAINPFPQLASAGQLPRFVGTPGGSSHYRALIAEIETNHWHNITTDFNYTLSRAEGNVSDGGAYQDGPGPAYSQNPYDAAQRVHDVLDYNMTHVLKGYLNYDLPFGRGQRFLSNSRALDYVVGGVTIGSKFSYNTGTPFAAIVSRNSYPGWIRVFANRDPNVSTGRKFKTLNLSNLSDPSGLYFNPTMFSDPPYGSFGNQPARYTALTNWGYAGEDMSIMKSFGFLGKQEHRIHGSLRFDVFNVFNRHHWGGPNTSISSPLFGHVTGVSGRRTGQLGVRFEF comes from the coding sequence TTGAGTGTCATACTCCTCACCCGCGGAGCCCTGGCGCAGATCAACCTCGGTGGCATCACGGGAAGCGTCTCTGACCTGACCGGAGCCGTAGTTTCCGGGGTGAGCGTTACCGCAAGAAACGTCGCCACCGGGGTCACCTTCAATGGCGTGAGCAATGACACCGGAACATACCGAATCTCCGACCTGCCGATTGGCGTGTATTCGGTGAGGTTCTCGAAGAGCGGCTTCAAGACTGTCGAGCAGACTGGTGTCGAGCTCCGCATTGGCCAGGTTGCCGAGTTGAATGAAACACTCGGGATCGGCAATGCCTCCGAGACGGTCGTGGTTTCTGATGCATTGCCGATCATGGAAAGTGAGCGCTCTGTCATTAATTTTAATGTCGATGCAGACGCCCTCGTAAATCTGCCGCTCTCGGTTAATGGGGGCCGCGACATTACGTCGTTTGCATACTCGCTGGCTCCAACAACGACCGGCGGTAACTACGCAGGTCACATTGCCGGCTCGCAGGATATGACCAAGAATGTCATCGTGGATGGCACAGACGCCTCCGCAGGCCTGGAAGGATTCGTCCAGGTGGTCGGCATGGAAGCCGTCAAGCAGTTCGAGGTGCAGACCAGTGGCATCACCGCCGAAGCCGCCCGCACCGGCGGAGGCGACCTAATCATGGAACTCAAGTCGGGCACCAACACCATTCATGGCAGTGCCTACGGGTTCCTGGCAAACGAGGCTTTGGACGCCAACACCTGGAGCAATAAATACTTCCTGTCCAAGTGCGCCCCCGGAGACGCTACCTGCGCGCACAAATACAAGCGTCCATTGGACCGCTTCCATGACCAAGGCTATAGCTTAGGCGGCCCCATCTGGAAAAACCATACCTTCATCTTCGGAGACTGGGAAAATTATTTTCAGTCACAGCTCGTTTACCAGCAGAACGGTACCACCGTTCCCACGACGGCCTTCCTAAATGGCGACTTCTCCGCCCTGCTGAGCACGCCGCTGTCAGTCATCAATCCCTGTACGGGGCAGCCTTATGTGAAGGGCCAGATCTTCGATCCATACACTGCCCGGGTCATTAACGGTACAACCTGCTATTCGCCTTTCGCAGGGAACGTCATCCCTTCAGCGAACATTAGCCAGATATCCGCGAAGGTAGCCAACATATACAAGCAGTACTACCAGCCAACCAACAGCAGCCTGCTCAACAACTATCCTGCATTCTCAGGCATTCCGTCGCTCACCAACCAGCACCTCGATCTGAAGTTCGATCACCAGATCACGGAGACCGAGCGACTGACATCGTCCTACAATTGGTGGTCGTTGCCGCGGATTAACGGAACCAACCCCTGGCAGACGGGCTCCGCCGATGGCGGTCCGCTAGGTCAGGGGCAGAAGCAACGGCAGGTGAACCGTGCACTTCGCGTGCAACTCACCTCCACGCTTTCCCCGTCGCTTCTCAACTTCGCATCGGTAGCCTACAACGAAAATATGGCGGCCGACCAGCCAGACCACTCCGTCGATGCGGCTTCCCTCGGCTTCAGCCAGACCCTCGGCATCAAGAACATGCCGGTCATCAATTTTAGGGATCAATCGCTTGGTTACGGAGAACCGTCTATCGGATCCCGCTTTGCGGACGGCTACGTCTTCTCGGCCATGATCTTCAACGATGCCGTTACTTGGACGCACGGACTACACACCTTCAAGTTCGGTGGCGACTTCATTGCAAAGATCGTCAATAGCCGCACGACTGGGGGCCAGCAGACATACAACTTCTCCAACCAGACTATGGGGCCGCTCGACCCGAAGGCGCAGCCGTTCGTCGGCTTCGCATTTGCCAACTTTCTTCTGGGCAACGTACAGAGCGCCAGTAATTCGGCAGAGTTCCTGCTCCACGGCCGCCGCAAGTTGTTCTCGCTTTATGCGCAGGACGACTGGCGTCTTCGTCCTAACTTAACGCTCAACCTGGGCCTCCGTTATGAATTCAACGGGCGTTTTCATGAGAAGAACGGCCATTGGATGAACTTCGACATTACCGCGCATAACCCGAACTGGGGCAACATTCCTGGCGCCTACCAGTTCGCTGAGAGCGGCAGCGCCAGCTTCGAGAAGAACCAGAGCTATCTGCAACTCGGACCACATATCGGTGGCGTGTATCAGCCATACAAGAAACTGGTGATTCGTGCAGCCTACGGACTCTTCTATGTGCCGCTCGGAATTAATGAATTCACCGGCGTTCCGCTGTCGGGCAGCGGCGGCGCGGTTGGCTATATCGCCACCAACAACGTCCTGAACCCTTCCCAGAATGCTATTGCCTTCAACTGGGATGGCGGTTATCCCGGCCAGCCAGTGTATAAGCCGCGTACTAGCACTCTCACCGATGTTTCCGGCGGCGCAGTGTATGTTTCGCCGGATCAGTTGAAGCTCGGCTATACCCAGAACTGGAATGTCGGCTTCCAATATGCTATTTCAAACAATGCCGTGTTCTCGGTGAACTACATTGAGAACGCAGGAAAACGGCTGCACGACCCCAGCCTTGTTGGCCTCGATTACCCGACGCTTAACACCTATCTACCGCTGCTGCAGAGTGGCCACGTAAACGATAAGGTCACTGACGCGGCCAGCGCTGCTGCCGCAGGCGTGCCGTATCCGTATGCGGGATTCTCGGGCTATGCATATCAGGCCATCAACCCGTTTCCGCAACTGGCCTCAGCGGGACAATTACCGCGCTTCGTTGGGACTCCCGGAGGAAGCAGCCACTACCGCGCCCTCATCGCTGAAATCGAAACCAACCACTGGCACAACATTACCACCGACTTCAACTACACATTGTCGCGAGCAGAAGGCAACGTGAGCGACGGCGGAGCCTACCAGGACGGTCCCGGGCCTGCTTATTCGCAGAACCCCTATGACGCCGCGCAGCGTGTGCACGACGTACTCGACTACAACATGACTCACGTGCTGAAGGGCTACCTCAACTATGATCTGCCGTTCGGGCGTGGACAGCGCTTCCTTTCCAACTCGCGCGCCCTCGACTACGTCGTCGGCGGAGTCACTATCGGTTCGAAGTTCTCCTACAACACCGGGACGCCGTTCGCTGCAATCGTGTCGCGCAACTCGTATCCCGGGTGGATCCGCGTTTTCGCCAACCGTGATCCGAACGTGAGTACCGGACGCAAGTTCAAGACGCTGAACCTGTCGAACCTTTCGGACCCAAGCGGACTCTACTTCAATCCTACGATGTTCAGCGATCCACCATATGGCTCGTTCGGCAATCAGCCGGCGCGCTACACGGCTCTCACAAATTGGGGTTATGCCGGCGAAGACATGAGCATCATGAAATCGTTCGGCTTCCTCGGAAAACAAGAGCACCGCATCCATGGATCACTTCGCTTCGATGTGTTCAATGTCTTCAATCGTCACCACTGGGGCGGCCCGAACACGAGCATCAGCAGTCCGCTTTTCGGGCACGTAACAGGCGTCTCCGGCCGTCGTACTGGACAGTTGGGAGTGCGCTTTGAGTTCTGA
- a CDS encoding ImmA/IrrE family metallo-endopeptidase codes for MSTIYSSTDIDAGTTFLRGTTLLHPDLPEAAPDHVIAHELAHIMLHSRDEAVVEAQTRKWLERQKHAVGSLVPFNLPKPSGAN; via the coding sequence GTGAGTACTATTTATAGCTCGACCGACATTGATGCCGGCACAACCTTTCTTCGGGGCACGACGCTGCTGCATCCTGATCTTCCCGAGGCTGCTCCCGACCACGTGATCGCCCATGAGCTTGCCCACATCATGCTTCACAGTCGAGACGAAGCCGTAGTTGAGGCACAGACTCGCAAGTGGCTGGAGCGGCAAAAACATGCTGTCGGCAGCCTGGTTCCTTTCAACCTGCCGAAACCGTCGGGTGCCAACTGA
- a CDS encoding oxidoreductase C-terminal domain-containing protein, which yields MLGQKVPFDAVPFFWSQHYDVTINYTGHAERWDSIHIDGSLAERSCAIEYQLGGKVLAVATIGRDLACLEAERKMEQSNG from the coding sequence ATGCTTGGCCAGAAAGTGCCCTTTGATGCTGTCCCGTTTTTTTGGAGTCAGCACTATGATGTCACGATAAATTACACGGGTCATGCTGAGCGGTGGGATAGCATCCACATCGACGGATCTCTTGCAGAGCGAAGCTGTGCGATCGAGTATCAGCTTGGCGGTAAGGTCCTTGCGGTTGCCACGATTGGCCGAGATCTAGCGTGCCTCGAAGCAGAACGCAAAATGGAGCAGAGCAACGGCTAG
- a CDS encoding efflux transporter outer membrane subunit, which produces MRNSLKRLKRSNTLALSTLALVASLVGCTVGPKYSRPNYPTPPSFREPDDAAVKSEAQNALGDERWSEVFKDPELQALIRTALENNYDVRMAADRVLEQEAQVQITRSQSFPQISAGGSGIGADLPSSLSKQISSPIASGSFSLSGSWTPDFWGLYRRQNEAARAQLLGQVWAQRAVRMTLVQNVATAYLQLRALDQELQITRQTLAVRQDSVKLTKTLESGGSAPLSDVRQAEQLLYTASSEIPQLEQQIQQQENAINLLLGGNPGPVKRNMDYTFTPPPQNLPVGLPSQLLERRPDIQEAEQTLISANARIGVARAQFFPQLSISGSAGFGGDEFSNLFDPSGKLIYGIGSIAQPLFEGGKLRGQLKLSEATKKEMVVNYQKTIAGAFRDVSNSLIALNKQRASREQQQQLVEAAQDAVRLARIRYQGGSTSYLEVLTTDSNLFSAQLNLVNAQQGEALALVQLYSALGGGWN; this is translated from the coding sequence ATGAGAAATTCACTGAAGAGACTCAAACGCAGCAACACGCTGGCCCTGTCCACCTTGGCCCTGGTCGCATCGCTTGTCGGCTGCACCGTCGGGCCAAAGTACTCAAGGCCAAATTACCCGACGCCCCCCTCCTTTCGCGAGCCCGACGATGCCGCGGTCAAGAGCGAGGCGCAGAACGCGCTCGGTGACGAGCGCTGGTCCGAAGTCTTCAAAGACCCGGAACTCCAGGCACTGATTCGCACGGCGCTGGAGAATAACTACGATGTACGCATGGCTGCAGATCGTGTGCTCGAACAGGAAGCACAGGTTCAGATCACTCGCTCCCAGTCGTTTCCGCAGATCTCGGCCGGAGGCAGCGGAATTGGAGCCGACCTGCCTTCGTCCCTAAGCAAGCAGATCTCCAGCCCCATCGCCAGTGGAAGCTTCAGTCTTTCCGGCTCATGGACACCCGACTTCTGGGGTTTGTATCGCAGGCAGAACGAAGCAGCACGAGCCCAGTTGCTCGGCCAGGTCTGGGCGCAGCGAGCAGTACGCATGACACTGGTGCAAAATGTGGCAACTGCCTATCTCCAGCTTCGTGCTCTCGACCAGGAACTGCAGATCACGCGGCAAACGCTGGCCGTCCGGCAGGATTCGGTCAAGCTGACCAAGACCCTCGAAAGCGGAGGGTCGGCACCCCTCTCCGATGTGCGGCAGGCGGAACAGCTTCTTTACACTGCATCGTCCGAGATTCCGCAACTGGAGCAGCAGATTCAGCAGCAGGAAAACGCCATCAATCTTTTGTTAGGTGGCAACCCCGGGCCAGTGAAGCGCAACATGGACTACACCTTCACGCCACCGCCACAGAATCTGCCCGTGGGCCTGCCTTCGCAGCTATTGGAACGGCGGCCTGATATTCAGGAGGCCGAACAGACGCTCATCTCTGCAAATGCGAGAATCGGCGTTGCCAGGGCCCAGTTCTTCCCTCAGCTCTCCATCAGCGGATCGGCTGGCTTCGGCGGTGACGAGTTCTCGAATCTGTTCGACCCATCCGGCAAGCTTATCTATGGCATCGGATCGATCGCGCAACCCCTCTTCGAAGGCGGCAAGCTTCGCGGACAGCTCAAACTCTCCGAAGCAACAAAGAAAGAGATGGTCGTGAACTACCAGAAGACCATAGCCGGAGCCTTTCGCGATGTCTCGAATTCGTTGATTGCGCTCAACAAGCAACGCGCATCCCGCGAACAGCAACAGCAGCTTGTGGAAGCTGCCCAGGACGCAGTCCGTCTCGCAAGGATTCGCTACCAGGGCGGATCGACAAGCTACCTTGAAGTGCTTACGACCGACTCCAACCTCTTCTCCGCGCAACTCAATCTGGTGAACGCACAGCAGGGAGAGGCTTTGGCCCTCGTCCAACTCTACAGCGCTCTGGGCGGTGGCTGGAACTGA